Part of the Pyramidobacter piscolens W5455 genome is shown below.
CCGTCAGCTTTTGCGGCATACCTGCTTTAGGACGCGCCAGTTTAACGCCCTTCGGCTTGCTTCCCATAGTCTCACCTCCCATGTATGTAAATATTCAAATAAATGTTGCGTAACGTTCGCGTAACATGTGCGTAACGTTCGCGTAACACTTACACTTGCACACATGGCCTGCTGAATACTTGATAATCAAATGTCATTACATGCAATGACGTTTGATATTCAATCTTTGTTCAATTGAACAGAGTTGAACATTCATTGAACAAATGTTGAACATATGCCAATAATCAAACCAAAACTTGTTTTCCATGGCGACCTATGGCGACCATGGCGACCTTATGGCGACCTAAAAGGCCAGGTTGCCATAGCCTAAACCGTTGGAATAGCTAGCTTGATGGCATTCTATGGCGACTATGGCGACCTAAACCGCCGTTCTCTCTCTATATATACACATATTCTAAGATTCTTATTTTTTCCTACGCGTACAGAGAGAGAGTAAAGAGGTCGCCATAGTCGCCATGGTCGCCATAGTCCAGTGTTTGCAAGGCATTACGCTATGGCAACCTAAAATTCAGGTCGCCATAGTCGCCATAACTCAGTCATTGACTGTGTTCGTCATTATCCCCCCATCCGTCGGTACAAAAATATAGAGCCGCTTCGTCATCGTTTTCCGTCTTTCCAGCTTGTAGCCATAGCTCAGCAAGTCCAGCTCATGTCTTTGAACGGCCATCCCCATACTGCGCGGACTATCCGGCAAACTGCGCTGCTCCTGTGGTGTGGAAAACTCCAACATCTTCCTGAAAATGTCTTCCGCCGTCCCCTCGCCGTCAAAACGGGCAACAGCCAGAATGGCCTTCATCACCGGATCGTCGGCCGTCACGTCCAGCCGCGCCTCTTTCTGCGAAGCGATCAAAAGGCGCTGGAACGTGCCCTCTTCCCACGGGAACACACCGGCCCGCTCAGCCGCCGTTACGGCCTTTACCGCGTCGCCCATGCGGTGATCTACGCCGCTTACCTCGTCTCTATATCTCAGCACAGCGCTCAGGGCGTCGCATATCACGCGCATGAGAGCCGGAGCCAGTGTGTCAAAGGCCGCCTGCATCTCGCTGCGTGTGCGTCTCTGGCCGCCCTCGAACGGTCGCAGCTCGATCTGGATAACTCGCTCTGCTAAGTCAGAACGCCGCAGCTGGAGCGCGATGCCGTTGAAGATCAGGCTGCTATGAAGTCGGATGCTGACCGTCCCCACGTTCGTGTACAGCTTGCGCATGGACACCGTCGCCCCCGTAGCGATACGGCAAAACGTGTCTGACAGTTCTGATTTTATGCTGGTGAGGTTGTCCGCTACGAAGACGCGCCGGTCAGCGCACACAGCGGCGACGTCAGCTTCCCGCTCCGGCGGCTTGCTCGTCAGCTCGCCGGGGTCGGTGAGTGCTTGAAGCATCTCCGTGAGGAACGTCTTGCCCGTGCCCTGTCCGCCAGTGATGGATAAGCCAACGCGGTCGCAGCGGTCGCTCAAAAACGTCTGGAGCATCCAGCCGCACAGCAGCTTGAAATCGTCATCCGAAACATTTGGAACGAGCTGTCGGAATAACATGGCGTCCGGCTTCTTGTCGTCCCTGACGGGCCGCGGATAAGGTCGCTGGCCGTCGATGCGGCGGAACAGGATACCTTTGTCGGCAAGCCGCGTATCGCCGGGCACGATCTTCCACGTCCCCGGGCCGATCTCTATCACGTCGCGCGTGTCGTCGCCGATATCGATATAGATGAAGCCGTCTCTTTCAGCCACGCGAAGCGCTGTCGTGACCTGTCTCCCGGTCATCGTCGCCTCCGACCACAGGGCGCGGCGCGCGTCGTTGAGGCATGTAAGCGTGGGCACGTAGCCCTCGGTGTTCTCAGAAGCGCTCATGAAAAGGTGCGTCATGTAGGCTGTGACATGCTCAGACGCTAGCGGCCACGACTCCGTCCGGTCGACCTGCCCATTGCCGTCCCTGTGAGGGATACTGATCACAAAGCCTGATGCGGTATCCTGGTACACGATCGCTCCGTCCTCATCTACAAGACGCTTCAGCGTGCTGGCCGCGGCGTCAGCCCGGAATGCCGCTCCAGGCCGTGCCGTATTGTCACGACTGTGCGCCATGTAGGCGCTGAAAGGGCCGGCGCTAGGCATTGGACTGCTCCCCGCTCATGGCCAGCTGGAGCGTGCGCCGCCGGTAGTCCTCGCGCTCCCACTTGCCGCGGTACAGCCCTGAGCGTCGGAAAAGGCGATCCACCTGCCCGGCGTCGCTGGTATAGCACGCCAGCACGCCGCAGAGCGCCAAGTCTGCCTCGCTCTGTGAGCTGTACACGCTCTGCCAGTCGCCGCTGAACAGCTGCCGCCTCGCCTCTCCACGAGGGCGTTTGCCGCCGTCCACGTCGCGCTCCAGCGCCTCTTTCAGTACCTCGTCGTCGTCGTGCGGCGTCTGAGCAAAGGCGGAGCGTGCACAGTGCCCGTCGGTCGGCATGGCGGCTGCGTGTCGCAGCTCGTCAAAGATGAAGCGCTTGAAGGCCTCGGCCATGCCCTGACGCTCAGCTACGGGCCGCGGCTTTCGGAAAGACCGGCCCGTGACGGTCATAAAATGGCAACCGTACATCTCCACGCCGCCCCAGCGCTGGCCTTTCAGGAAGGGCGCTTTGTCCGCCACCCTGAACACTATGTGCAGCCCCTTGCCTGAGACGCTCCTTTCCGTGTAGGTACAGAACTCGCGCACGGTATCGTTCACGAGCGCCCGACACTCAGGTATGACGCCCCGCCCGCCGTCGTTCAAGCAGCCGTCCATGTCGATGAACACATAGGGGTCGTTCTCTGTCATACAGAAGGCGACGCCATGCGCCTTCCCTGCCTCGTAGAGCGCCCACGCGGCCTCAAAACTGCTCCACGTGCTGGCGTCCGTTGAAGAGGCATGCCGCTCCGGATCGTGAACGCAGAACAGCCGCTTCCCCGGCTTGCCCTCGGCGTTCTTTCTCGTCATGTCCCAGCTCCACGCTACCCACTGCGGCAAGGCCTTCAGCTCTTCGGGAATACCGTCGAGCTTTGGCCGCAGGAAGGGTACGGGGTCGCCCAGGTAGTAACGTGCCACAGGGCGCACGCCGCCGCAGTCAATGCTTTCGCTTTGGATGTTATAGCCTGCTTTCCGCAGCTCGCAAACACGAGTGGGAAGGTTCCAAATGTGGAAGTTTTGAAGCGCCTCTTCCCGCGTCAGACTTCTGCCGCTCTGGAGG
Proteins encoded:
- a CDS encoding helix-turn-helix domain-containing protein, translated to MSAQGIDYAAATDQRGLVLAILQSGRSLTREEALQNFHIWNLPTRVCELRKAGYNIQSESIDCGGVRPVARYYLGDPVPFLRPKLDGIPEELKALPQWVAWSWDMTRKNAEGKPGKRLFCVHDPERHASSTDASTWSSFEAAWALYEAGKAHGVAFCMTENDPYVFIDMDGCLNDGGRGVIPECRALVNDTVREFCTYTERSVSGKGLHIVFRVADKAPFLKGQRWGGVEMYGCHFMTVTGRSFRKPRPVAERQGMAEAFKRFIFDELRHAAAMPTDGHCARSAFAQTPHDDDEVLKEALERDVDGGKRPRGEARRQLFSGDWQSVYSSQSEADLALCGVLACYTSDAGQVDRLFRRSGLYRGKWEREDYRRRTLQLAMSGEQSNA